GTCGGCCTTCAGCGGTGTGACGCAGAGTGACAGAAAAATGAGAATAAACAGCCATAATTTGTGGTTATGCTGATGAATCGCCATTCAGTGAGGGTATGTGAATTCCATTTCGCTGACAAGGGACAGATATGATTATGAATCAAATCGCATAGAGGGCGGCAATCTCCTCTTTCCAAAGGGTGTCGTCAATGGTCTCCAATATCAGCGGTATGTCGTCAAAACGCGGATCGTGCATGATATAACGAAAGACCTCCCATTCGAGTTTACCCAGTCCCAGGCTATGGTGACGATCGACCCTGGCACCCAAGTCGGGTTTGCTGTCGTTGAGATGCATGCCACGTAGGTATTGAAAACCGACAACATGATCGAACTCGGTAAATGTCTTTTCGCAGGCCGCTATGGTTCTAAGATCGTAACCAGCCACAAAGGTATGACAGGTATCGAGACAGACTCCGACCCGGCTTTTATCTTCAATTGCATCGATGATCGCCGCCAGGTGTTCAAAGCGATATCCCAGGGTACTTCCCTGCCCTGCCGTGTTTTCTATCACCGCAGTCACCCCCCGGGTCTGCTCAAGCACTAGGTTGATCGAATCGGCAACCCGTTGCAGGCTCTCCTCCTCGCTGATCTTCCTCAGAGTTGCGCCGGGATGAAAATTAAGCAACG
This sequence is a window from Candidatus Thiodiazotropha sp. LNASS1. Protein-coding genes within it:
- the nfo gene encoding deoxyribonuclease IV; translation: MKYVGAHVSASGGVENAPLNAQEIGAKAFALFTKNQRQWRAKPLSEKSILAFRENLDGSGISPRHVLPHDSYLINLGHPETEGLEKSRAAFLDEMQRCEQLGLSLLNFHPGATLRKISEEESLQRVADSINLVLEQTRGVTAVIENTAGQGSTLGYRFEHLAAIIDAIEDKSRVGVCLDTCHTFVAGYDLRTIAACEKTFTEFDHVVGFQYLRGMHLNDSKPDLGARVDRHHSLGLGKLEWEVFRYIMHDPRFDDIPLILETIDDTLWKEEIAALYAI